From the genome of Prochlorococcus marinus XMU1419, one region includes:
- the hemW gene encoding radical SAM family heme chaperone HemW translates to MNKFPRSAYVHIPFCHRRCFYCDFAVIPLGNKVETLKGYGSKTVQEYLQFLYKEILSIKHKSPLSTIYVGGGTPSVLDPTQIKEIIDLFRENYGIDYGAEITMEVDPASFTQDDLFGFINAGINRFSLGVQSFNNQILQQSGRRHSKEDAEKSCLWLKREFDSGLIKSWSLDLIQNLPLSGFKEWQDDLKKAITFSPPHLSIYDLNIENGTVFKKLVSLGQLKLPSDEEAFRNSESTNLILKNSGYSRYEISNYCLPGHQSRHNRVYWSGLGWWSFGQGSTSSPWGEKLTRPRVSKEYKEWVIRQYELNLNSSLTNKEFVYKELDEKIMLGLRLKEGIDIYKFFKEQKWEIKKLESNLKKLLKEWEVFIESGLLVRKGNRFYLSDPKGMELSNQILISMFKWWDEIN, encoded by the coding sequence ATGAATAAGTTTCCAAGAAGTGCTTATGTGCACATTCCTTTTTGCCACAGAAGGTGTTTTTATTGTGATTTTGCAGTTATTCCATTAGGAAACAAAGTTGAAACTTTAAAAGGTTATGGAAGCAAAACTGTTCAAGAATATTTGCAATTTTTATATAAGGAAATATTGTCAATTAAGCATAAATCACCTCTATCGACTATTTATGTAGGAGGTGGCACACCATCAGTTTTAGATCCAACCCAAATCAAAGAAATAATTGATCTTTTTAGGGAAAATTATGGAATTGACTATGGTGCTGAAATCACTATGGAGGTTGATCCAGCAAGTTTTACTCAAGATGATCTTTTTGGATTCATAAATGCTGGGATTAATAGATTTAGTCTAGGAGTACAAAGTTTTAATAATCAGATACTTCAACAGTCGGGAAGGCGTCATTCTAAAGAAGATGCAGAAAAATCTTGTTTATGGTTGAAGAGAGAATTTGATTCTGGGTTAATAAAAAGCTGGAGTTTAGATTTAATTCAGAACTTGCCACTTAGTGGATTTAAAGAATGGCAAGATGACTTAAAAAAAGCAATAACATTTTCACCACCTCATCTATCTATTTACGATTTAAATATTGAAAATGGCACTGTTTTTAAAAAATTAGTTAGTTTAGGACAATTAAAACTCCCAAGTGATGAAGAAGCTTTTAGAAACAGTGAATCAACTAATTTAATTTTAAAAAACTCAGGTTATTCAAGATATGAAATCTCAAACTATTGCCTTCCGGGACATCAATCGAGACATAACAGAGTTTATTGGAGTGGTTTAGGCTGGTGGAGTTTTGGTCAAGGTTCAACTAGTTCGCCTTGGGGGGAAAAGTTAACTAGGCCAAGAGTTAGCAAAGAGTATAAGGAATGGGTAATAAGACAATATGAACTTAATTTAAATTCATCCCTAACTAATAAGGAGTTTGTCTATAAAGAACTTGATGAAAAAATAATGTTGGGTCTGAGACTTAAAGAGGGTATAGATATCTATAAATTTTTTAAAGAACAAAAATGGGAAATCAAAAAATTAGAAAGTAACTTAAAGAAATTACTTAAAGAATGGGAAGTATTTATTGAAAGTGGATTATTAGTTAGAAAGGGCAATAGATTCTATTTAAGTGATCCAAAAGGAATGGAGCTAAGCAATCAAATTCTTATTTCCATGTTTAAGTGGTGGGATGAGATTAATTAA
- a CDS encoding D-alanine--D-alanine ligase family protein, which translates to MIGEQKKCIGLIFGGKSNEHEVSISSAKTVFQALNSEINKQRFAVKPFYINKYGDWLDSNSSEKILIGEIENNKTKKQEVFNQEKINFLEGIEFQNVDVWFPILHGFNGEDGSIHGLLKYTKKPLVGCGILGSALGMDKIMMKTIFSHLKIPQVNYLVFQNEDLDDKEVKNKIIDEILKKFNFPIFVKPSNSGSSLGISKVLNESEISQALEKAWKTDPRILVEEGLDVREIECGIMGNSKLLVSEIGEVKYEKDWYDYDCKYNSNNKITIPAELDSKITKQIKEIAIQSCKALNIFGFARVDFFLEKSSNKILLNEINTIPGFTKKSMFPMLWRASGLNIEQLVAKLVDISLDL; encoded by the coding sequence ATGATTGGGGAACAGAAAAAATGTATTGGGTTAATATTTGGTGGGAAATCCAATGAACATGAAGTATCAATATCCTCTGCAAAAACGGTTTTTCAAGCTTTAAATTCAGAAATAAACAAACAACGCTTTGCTGTAAAACCCTTTTACATCAACAAATATGGAGATTGGCTTGATAGTAATAGTTCAGAAAAAATCCTAATTGGTGAAATTGAAAATAATAAAACAAAAAAACAAGAAGTTTTTAATCAAGAAAAAATTAACTTTCTTGAGGGAATTGAATTTCAAAATGTTGACGTTTGGTTTCCTATTCTCCATGGATTTAATGGGGAAGACGGTTCAATTCACGGCTTACTGAAATACACCAAGAAACCTTTAGTCGGATGTGGAATATTAGGCTCCGCTTTAGGAATGGATAAAATTATGATGAAAACAATTTTCTCACATCTAAAAATTCCACAAGTTAATTATCTAGTTTTTCAAAATGAAGATCTCGATGATAAAGAAGTAAAAAATAAAATAATTGATGAGATTTTAAAAAAATTTAATTTTCCTATTTTTGTTAAGCCATCTAACTCTGGATCATCTCTTGGCATCTCAAAAGTCCTAAATGAATCAGAAATATCACAAGCCTTGGAAAAGGCATGGAAAACTGATCCAAGAATTTTAGTAGAGGAAGGTTTAGACGTTAGAGAAATTGAATGCGGAATAATGGGGAATTCAAAACTCTTAGTCTCTGAGATAGGAGAAGTAAAGTACGAAAAAGACTGGTACGATTACGATTGTAAATACAACTCAAATAATAAGATAACAATTCCCGCCGAATTAGATTCTAAAATCACCAAACAAATTAAAGAAATCGCTATTCAAAGTTGTAAAGCATTAAATATTTTTGGTTTTGCAAGGGTAGATTTCTTTTTAGAGAAATCTTCAAATAAAATTTTATTAAACGAAATCAATACAATTCCAGGTTTTACAAAAAAAAGCATGTTTCCAATGCTTTGGAGAGCTTCAGGTTTAAATATTGAACAACTTGTGGCTAAACTAGTAGATATATCTCTAGATTTATAA
- a CDS encoding cell division protein FtsQ/DivIB, translating into MICEKTGKISNRSFIFLFAFLISTSLISLNTLKKVNVQDIKISGSKLFSKNDLINNSSLKFPSRLISIKTKILEMELKQNLSLKKVSVNRQIFPFGLKIYLDTRTPIAYGEKILDGKKILGFIDKDGIFIKKENVEKKNLPKLSIQVFGWKEKFRDVLSKILIAQDNYEFEVVKITFSSNGFLTIEEKDLKTIFLGFNRKLIDYQLQIINNLKIELEENNFSKKIDNIDLTDPNKPKIKVFKP; encoded by the coding sequence GTGATTTGTGAAAAAACTGGAAAAATTAGTAATAGAAGTTTCATATTTCTATTCGCGTTTCTAATTTCGACAAGCTTAATAAGCCTAAACACTTTAAAAAAGGTTAACGTCCAGGATATTAAAATTTCTGGAAGTAAATTATTCTCTAAGAATGATTTGATAAATAATTCTTCTTTAAAATTTCCAAGTCGGTTAATTTCTATTAAAACAAAGATTTTAGAGATGGAATTAAAACAAAATTTATCACTCAAAAAGGTTTCAGTTAATAGACAAATATTTCCTTTTGGTTTAAAGATTTATTTAGATACAAGAACGCCAATAGCTTACGGTGAAAAAATATTAGATGGTAAAAAGATATTAGGTTTTATCGATAAAGATGGGATTTTTATTAAGAAAGAGAACGTAGAAAAAAAAAATTTGCCTAAATTAAGCATACAAGTTTTTGGATGGAAGGAAAAATTTAGAGATGTATTATCTAAAATCTTAATTGCTCAAGATAATTATGAATTTGAAGTAGTTAAAATTACCTTTTCTTCAAATGGATTTTTAACTATTGAGGAAAAAGATTTAAAAACAATATTCCTTGGATTTAATCGAAAATTAATCGATTATCAATTACAAATAATCAATAATCTAAAAATCGAACTAGAGGAAAATAATTTCTCTAAAAAAATAGATAATATTGACCTTACTGATCCAAACAAACCAAAAATAAAAGTGTTCAAACCCTAA
- the ftsZ gene encoding cell division protein FtsZ translates to MSFGNNPNFDQSKEILPSQNAKIEVIGVGGGGSNAVNRMINSDLEGVSFRVLNTDAQALLQSSANTRVQLGQNLTRGLGAGGNPSIGQKAAEESRDELQQSLEGSDLVFIAAGMGGGTGTGAAPVVAEVAKQSGALTIGIVTKPFSFEGKRRMRQAEEGIARLAENVDTLIVIPNDRLKEVSAGASIQEAFRNADDVLRMGVKGISEVITRPGEVNLDFADVRSVMTEAGTALLGMGIGSGRSRAIEAAQAAINSPLLEAGRIDGAKGCLVNITGGRDLTLDDVNSVGEVISDVVDQDANIIVGQAVDESMEGEIQVTVIATGFETNQPLKQQRLKNRLSNTPLYNFSETKDSGANIPEFLKLRQNKKDID, encoded by the coding sequence ATGAGCTTCGGAAACAATCCTAACTTTGATCAATCAAAAGAAATTCTTCCAAGTCAAAATGCCAAAATTGAAGTAATAGGCGTAGGAGGCGGAGGAAGCAATGCTGTAAACAGGATGATTAATAGTGATCTTGAAGGAGTTTCATTCAGAGTCCTTAATACAGATGCACAAGCTTTGCTTCAGTCCTCTGCTAATACAAGAGTCCAGTTAGGTCAAAACTTAACAAGAGGTCTTGGGGCTGGAGGAAATCCAAGCATTGGTCAAAAAGCTGCTGAAGAATCAAGAGATGAGCTTCAACAGTCATTAGAAGGGTCTGACTTGGTTTTTATAGCCGCTGGAATGGGTGGTGGTACTGGTACTGGAGCAGCTCCAGTTGTAGCTGAAGTAGCAAAGCAAAGCGGTGCATTAACAATTGGCATAGTTACTAAACCATTTTCTTTCGAAGGGAAAAGAAGAATGCGTCAAGCAGAAGAAGGAATTGCAAGATTAGCAGAAAATGTTGACACATTAATTGTTATACCAAATGATCGTTTAAAGGAAGTTTCTGCAGGTGCCTCTATTCAAGAAGCGTTCAGAAATGCTGATGATGTTTTAAGGATGGGAGTAAAAGGCATAAGCGAAGTAATTACCCGCCCAGGTGAGGTTAATCTTGATTTTGCAGATGTAAGATCAGTAATGACTGAAGCAGGAACAGCGCTTCTTGGTATGGGTATTGGATCTGGTCGATCTAGAGCCATAGAGGCTGCTCAAGCTGCTATCAATAGTCCATTATTAGAAGCGGGAAGAATTGATGGAGCGAAAGGTTGTTTAGTTAATATTACTGGGGGAAGAGATTTGACTCTTGACGATGTAAATTCGGTGGGAGAAGTAATTAGTGATGTTGTAGATCAGGATGCAAATATAATCGTTGGTCAAGCTGTTGACGAATCAATGGAAGGTGAGATACAGGTAACTGTAATTGCCACTGGTTTCGAAACAAATCAACCACTTAAACAGCAAAGATTAAAAAATAGATTATCTAATACTCCTTTATATAATTTTTCTGAAACCAAGGATAGCGGCGCAAATATACCTGAGTTTTTGAAATTAAGGCAAAATAAAAAAGATATTGATTAA
- a CDS encoding PIN/TRAM domain-containing protein: MTDIIVLILFVLSGAASGWLGVDLLPVDILKQVSNVEGFRIVLAIIGFFVGLAAGFVFLQLRKTFLDQIRTMPTDLLISRSVGLILGLLVANLLLAPILLIPFPREVFFAKPLAAILSNIFFGVLGYKLADTHGRTLLRLFNPNNTDAYLVNEGILPAASPKILDTSVIIDGRINGLLSCGLLEGQLIVAQSVIDELQTLADSSSNEKRSKGRRGLKLLKELRESYGRRLVINPTKYEGKGVDEKLLKITEDMTGTLITADYNLSQIAEVKELKVMNLSDLVIALRPEVQPGESLNIKIVREGKEKMQGIGYLDDGTMVVIDEAKNFVGSRLDIVITGALQTPTGRMVFGKLINNPESNKSFKSPATQG; the protein is encoded by the coding sequence ATGACAGATATCATAGTATTAATTTTATTTGTATTGTCTGGGGCTGCTTCAGGATGGCTTGGTGTTGATTTATTGCCAGTAGACATACTCAAACAGGTATCTAATGTTGAAGGTTTTAGAATTGTTTTAGCAATAATTGGTTTTTTTGTAGGATTAGCAGCTGGTTTTGTATTTCTTCAACTTAGAAAGACGTTTCTTGATCAAATAAGAACGATGCCTACGGACTTACTAATAAGTAGATCCGTTGGATTAATATTAGGATTACTTGTTGCGAATCTCCTACTTGCACCAATACTATTAATTCCCTTCCCTAGAGAGGTTTTTTTCGCAAAACCCTTAGCAGCTATATTAAGCAACATTTTCTTTGGTGTGCTTGGTTATAAGTTGGCAGATACCCATGGAAGGACATTATTGAGATTATTTAATCCAAATAATACTGATGCATATCTAGTTAATGAAGGTATCCTCCCTGCTGCAAGTCCAAAAATTCTAGATACCAGTGTAATTATTGATGGAAGAATAAATGGCCTATTAAGTTGCGGATTATTGGAAGGGCAATTAATTGTTGCTCAAAGTGTAATTGACGAATTACAAACTTTAGCTGACTCAAGCAGTAATGAAAAAAGGTCGAAAGGCAGAAGAGGTCTTAAGTTATTAAAAGAATTAAGAGAGTCATATGGAAGAAGACTTGTAATAAACCCAACAAAGTATGAAGGTAAAGGGGTAGATGAAAAACTCTTGAAGATTACTGAGGATATGACAGGAACTTTAATAACAGCTGATTATAATCTTTCTCAGATTGCTGAAGTTAAAGAATTAAAAGTTATGAATTTGAGTGATTTGGTTATTGCTTTAAGGCCAGAAGTACAACCAGGAGAATCACTTAATATAAAAATTGTCAGAGAAGGCAAAGAAAAAATGCAAGGTATTGGATATCTGGATGACGGAACAATGGTTGTTATTGATGAGGCAAAGAATTTTGTAGGAAGCAGATTAGATATTGTCATAACAGGAGCATTACAAACTCCCACTGGAAGAATGGTCTTTGGAAAACTAATAAATAATCCTGAGTCAAACAAATCTTTTAAATCACCAGCGACACAGGGCTAA
- the panB gene encoding 3-methyl-2-oxobutanoate hydroxymethyltransferase, whose amino-acid sequence MLPSELVKYKEKSQKIIALTAWDSISGSIAEQANVDLVLVGDSLAMVCLGHKSTLPLTIENIIYHTNAVTRGFKKKIEDQPLVVSDMPFLTYQCGEDKAVEYAGKIIQSTYAKAIKVEGAEPEIQKVISRLIRMGIPVMGHIGLTPQSFLNQGLKKQGESLESKEKIKKEASILQEIGCFSIVLEHIPELLAKEIQNNLTIPTIGIGAGNFCDGQVRVTADLLGLNDDQPPFCKPIVNGKKLFNDKLKEWVAAQRLN is encoded by the coding sequence ATGTTACCTTCAGAACTCGTCAAATATAAAGAAAAATCTCAAAAGATTATTGCTTTAACGGCATGGGACTCAATATCAGGATCTATTGCAGAACAAGCTAATGTTGATTTAGTTTTAGTGGGAGATTCCTTAGCAATGGTTTGTTTAGGGCACAAATCCACATTGCCCTTAACTATTGAAAACATTATTTATCACACTAATGCTGTAACTAGAGGGTTTAAAAAGAAAATTGAAGATCAACCTTTGGTCGTTTCCGATATGCCTTTTCTGACTTACCAATGTGGAGAGGATAAAGCTGTGGAGTATGCAGGGAAAATCATTCAAAGTACTTATGCAAAAGCTATAAAAGTTGAGGGAGCTGAACCAGAAATACAAAAAGTCATTTCAAGGCTAATAAGAATGGGGATCCCTGTTATGGGTCATATAGGTCTTACACCACAAAGCTTTTTAAATCAAGGATTAAAGAAACAAGGAGAAAGTTTAGAAAGCAAAGAAAAAATAAAGAAAGAGGCTTCTATTCTCCAAGAAATAGGATGTTTTTCAATAGTTCTTGAACATATTCCTGAGTTGCTTGCTAAAGAAATACAAAATAACTTAACAATTCCCACGATAGGCATAGGTGCAGGAAATTTTTGCGATGGGCAAGTAAGAGTTACTGCAGATTTGTTAGGACTTAATGATGATCAACCACCATTCTGCAAACCTATTGTTAACGGGAAAAAATTATTCAATGATAAATTAAAAGAATGGGTGGCAGCTCAAAGACTTAATTAA
- a CDS encoding ATP-dependent Clp protease proteolytic subunit, translating into MTVSAPYYGENTVMRTPPPDLPSLLLKERIVYLGLPLFSDDDAKRQLGMDVTELIIAQLLYLEFEDPEKPIYFYINSTGTSWYTGDAVGFETEAFAICDTISYIKPPVHTICIGQAMGTAAVILSSGTKGQRAALPHASIVLHQPISGARGQATDIQIRAEEVLKNKKSMLEILSRNTGKTIEELSKDSDRMSYLNPEEALDYGVIDRILTSQKDLPNKI; encoded by the coding sequence ATGACTGTATCTGCTCCTTATTATGGCGAAAACACCGTTATGAGGACCCCGCCACCTGATCTTCCCTCTCTTTTACTTAAAGAGCGAATTGTTTATCTTGGTTTACCATTATTTTCAGATGATGATGCGAAAAGACAACTAGGAATGGATGTTACTGAGCTAATCATTGCTCAACTTCTTTATCTAGAGTTTGAGGATCCAGAAAAACCAATCTATTTCTACATCAATTCAACAGGAACAAGTTGGTACACTGGTGACGCCGTTGGTTTTGAAACAGAAGCTTTCGCTATCTGCGACACAATAAGCTATATCAAGCCTCCAGTACACACAATATGTATCGGACAAGCAATGGGGACTGCTGCAGTTATCCTTTCATCTGGCACTAAGGGACAAAGGGCGGCCCTTCCACATGCTTCTATTGTTTTACATCAACCTATAAGTGGTGCAAGAGGCCAAGCAACTGATATCCAAATAAGAGCTGAGGAAGTTTTGAAAAATAAAAAATCAATGCTGGAGATTCTATCTCGTAATACTGGAAAGACTATCGAAGAACTCTCAAAAGACTCTGATAGGATGAGTTATCTCAATCCCGAAGAAGCTCTAGATTATGGAGTTATCGATAGAATACTCACAAGTCAAAAAGATCTACCAAATAAAATTTAA